Proteins from a genomic interval of Candidatus Babeliales bacterium:
- the rpsM gene encoding 30S ribosomal protein S13 produces the protein MARIEGVNLPANKRVEYSLPYIFGIGLVGAQDILTKVGISFDTRVKDLTDTEIAAIQKEITDNYKVEGELRKEITLNIKRLQEIGSYRGLRHKRGLPVRGQRTKTNARTRKGPKKNPIALKRKVTKK, from the coding sequence ATGGCTAGAATTGAAGGTGTTAATTTACCAGCAAATAAACGAGTAGAGTATAGTTTGCCGTATATTTTTGGAATTGGTCTTGTGGGTGCGCAAGATATTTTGACTAAAGTTGGTATCAGTTTCGATACGCGAGTAAAAGATTTAACTGATACTGAGATAGCGGCAATTCAAAAAGAGATAACCGACAATTATAAAGTTGAAGGGGAATTGCGCAAAGAAATTACGTTGAATATTAAGCGTTTGCAAGAAATTGGCTCTTATAGAGGGCTGCGCCATAAGCGTGGGCTACCTGTTCGTGGTCAACGTACAAAGACGAATGCACGTACGCGCAAGGGTCCAAAGAAAAATCCAATAGCGTTAAAGCGTAAAGTAACTAAGAAATAA
- the rpsK gene encoding 30S ribosomal protein S11, whose translation MAYKKKPKKQKQKIASAIAHVKSTFNNTIVSITTMEGDVLFCSSAGRLGFKGSRKSTPFAASQIASTLAKEMQIVGVKNLEINMQGPGSGRDSVVRAFQSAGITVSMLRDVTPLPHNGCRAPKKRRV comes from the coding sequence ATGGCTTATAAAAAGAAACCAAAAAAACAAAAACAAAAAATAGCATCAGCCATTGCGCATGTTAAATCAACATTTAACAATACTATCGTTTCGATTACGACAATGGAAGGTGATGTTTTATTTTGTTCAAGCGCAGGGCGCTTAGGATTTAAAGGGTCTCGTAAAAGTACTCCTTTTGCGGCATCGCAGATTGCATCTACTTTAGCAAAGGAAATGCAGATTGTTGGAGTTAAAAATTTGGAAATAAATATGCAGGGACCGGGTTCTGGTAGAGATTCGGTTGTTCGTGCTTTCCAATCTGCAGGTATAACTGTTTCTATGTTGCGTGATGTTACACCATTGCCACATAACGGTTGCCGAGCTCCTAAAAAACGACGTGTATAA
- a CDS encoding DNA-directed RNA polymerase subunit alpha: MTKNREYKPLIIPQLKWEKKTLSETCGELVVQPLEPGFGITIGNSLRRILLSGVEGSAITSIIIKGVNNEFSAIPGVVEDAMQIVLNIKNIIIRNREGKPGKMRLTKKGESEVSVKDIIADEHLELVNKDYIFAHVAFDGELDIEFFVESGRGYQQAQWPIDKPYQDDFRIYLDAMFSPIRKVMFDVEKTRVGDAIDYDKLILRIHTNGSENPVDALHYAVSVLRTQLEHFLESTEIPFNEISRLPEEKIEKVPLKTNDSSLKGVPVDLLLKPIEELELSVRAHNCLINAGINRVIDLVNVAEDDALKIKNFGRKSLNEVKESMKAFGLSFGMNINEENVKKILGQG; this comes from the coding sequence ATGACTAAGAATAGGGAATACAAACCACTTATCATTCCACAGTTGAAATGGGAAAAAAAGACGCTAAGTGAAACCTGCGGCGAATTAGTAGTTCAACCGCTTGAACCGGGTTTTGGAATAACGATTGGAAATTCGTTACGAAGAATTTTACTTAGTGGCGTTGAAGGGTCTGCAATAACATCAATAATTATAAAAGGTGTTAATAATGAATTTTCAGCAATACCAGGTGTTGTTGAAGATGCTATGCAGATTGTTCTTAATATAAAAAATATCATCATTCGCAATAGAGAAGGTAAACCCGGAAAAATGCGTTTGACTAAGAAAGGTGAATCTGAAGTATCTGTTAAAGATATTATTGCAGATGAACATCTTGAATTGGTTAATAAAGATTATATTTTTGCGCATGTTGCATTTGATGGTGAACTGGATATTGAATTTTTTGTTGAATCCGGACGTGGATATCAACAAGCTCAATGGCCGATAGATAAGCCTTACCAAGATGATTTTAGAATTTACTTGGATGCTATGTTTTCTCCGATACGTAAAGTTATGTTTGATGTTGAAAAAACACGTGTTGGCGATGCTATTGATTATGATAAATTAATTTTGCGCATTCATACTAATGGTTCTGAAAACCCCGTTGATGCATTGCATTATGCAGTTTCAGTTCTTCGTACACAACTTGAACATTTTCTTGAAAGTACTGAGATTCCATTTAATGAAATATCTCGTCTCCCAGAAGAGAAAATAGAGAAGGTACCGTTAAAGACTAACGATTCAAGTCTTAAAGGAGTACCAGTTGATTTACTATTAAAGCCAATTGAAGAATTAGAACTTTCAGTACGAGCTCATAATTGCTTGATTAATGCGGGCATTAATCGTGTTATTGACTTAGTTAATGTTGCTGAAGACGATGCGTTGAAAATTAAGAACTTTGGTCGTAAATCATTAAACGAAGTCAAAGAAAGTATGAAAGCATTTGGTCTTTCTTTTGGTATGAATATTAATGAAGAAAATGTTAAGAAGATCTTAGGTCAGGGATAA
- a CDS encoding phosphomannomutase/phosphoglucomutase — MMKEIIFREYDIRGLVDNELIIDDVYDLGCAIAFYLVQLNKKIKTVAVGMDVRQHSPIIKDNLCRALIESGLDVVFVGVCTTPMIYFATNTMQIDAAIMVTASHNPKEYNGMKICLGTHALWGKDIKEIGRLYYAKKHCSTIAHGVYSEHALKQDYIAWHREKFNHLKGSDLKAVIDCGNGSAGIVLPTIIAMMEWKNIQLLYSDVDGTFPNHEADPTHIKNMRDVQDCLRTTDAVVGIGFDGDADRMGAMTKEGELVSGDKLIALFAQPMVKQYPSMVVVYNVVCSAGLTELLESWGARVVITPVGCSIIKETMEQQNAMLGGETSGHFFFRDRHFGYDDGIYAMFRLIELLIQTKKDLSQLLAIFPAKVTSPEFRIACDEENKHAIVHEIKNLFYQQKNVKIIAIDGVRVITDYGWGIIRASNTQPVLSIRFEANTHEDLQHVKEDFVTVLSHYFDDEYLREQFQMNNEVNNEK, encoded by the coding sequence ATGATGAAAGAAATAATTTTTCGTGAATATGATATTCGTGGTCTTGTTGATAATGAATTGATAATTGATGATGTGTATGATCTTGGTTGTGCGATAGCCTTTTATTTAGTTCAATTAAATAAAAAAATAAAAACAGTAGCGGTGGGAATGGATGTAAGGCAACACTCACCTATCATTAAAGATAATTTATGTCGTGCGCTAATTGAAAGCGGATTAGATGTTGTTTTTGTGGGAGTTTGTACTACGCCAATGATTTATTTTGCAACAAATACTATGCAAATTGATGCGGCTATTATGGTTACCGCTTCTCATAATCCCAAAGAATATAATGGGATGAAGATATGTTTAGGCACCCATGCTTTATGGGGTAAAGATATTAAAGAAATTGGTAGATTATATTATGCAAAAAAACATTGTAGTACCATAGCTCATGGTGTATATAGTGAGCATGCGCTGAAACAAGATTATATAGCATGGCATAGAGAAAAATTTAATCATTTAAAAGGTAGTGACCTTAAAGCAGTTATTGATTGTGGTAATGGTTCAGCCGGTATTGTGTTGCCAACAATTATTGCAATGATGGAGTGGAAGAATATTCAACTATTGTATTCAGATGTTGATGGTACATTTCCTAATCATGAGGCTGATCCGACACATATAAAAAATATGCGAGATGTACAAGATTGCTTGCGAACTACAGATGCAGTTGTTGGGATTGGCTTTGATGGCGATGCTGATCGCATGGGAGCGATGACAAAAGAAGGTGAGTTAGTATCAGGGGACAAACTTATTGCACTTTTTGCTCAACCTATGGTTAAACAGTACCCATCAATGGTTGTTGTATATAATGTTGTCTGTTCTGCAGGGCTTACTGAACTACTTGAATCGTGGGGCGCTCGGGTGGTGATAACACCAGTGGGTTGTTCAATTATTAAAGAAACCATGGAACAACAAAATGCAATGCTCGGTGGCGAAACAAGCGGGCATTTCTTTTTTAGAGATCGTCATTTTGGGTATGACGATGGTATTTATGCAATGTTTCGCTTAATTGAACTACTTATACAGACAAAAAAAGATTTATCTCAATTGCTAGCGATATTTCCTGCAAAAGTTACTTCACCAGAATTTCGTATTGCTTGTGATGAAGAAAATAAGCATGCTATTGTACATGAAATAAAAAATCTATTTTATCAGCAAAAAAATGTGAAAATCATTGCTATTGATGGCGTTCGAGTAATAACAGATTATGGATGGGGAATTATACGTGCGTCGAATACTCAACCGGTATTATCTATTCGTTTTGAAGCAAATACTCATGAGGATTTGCAACATGTAAAAGAAGATTTTGTTACCGTTTTATCACATTATTTTGATGATGAATATTTACGCGAACAGTTTCAGATGAATAATGAAGTTAATAATGAAAAATAG
- the infA gene encoding translation initiation factor IF-1: MKNKEEVIRVDGIVKETLPNAMFRVAIEGGHIVLGHVSGKMRMHYIRILPGDRVALELSPYDLTRGRIVLRYKD; this comes from the coding sequence ATGAAGAATAAAGAAGAAGTAATACGAGTTGATGGAATTGTGAAAGAGACTTTACCAAATGCAATGTTTCGAGTAGCGATTGAAGGTGGGCATATAGTTTTAGGGCATGTGTCAGGTAAGATGCGTATGCATTATATTCGCATTTTGCCCGGTGATAGGGTTGCGTTAGAATTATCTCCGTACGATTTGACACGTGGAAGAATTGTGTTGCGATATAAGGATTAG
- a CDS encoding type I glyceraldehyde-3-phosphate dehydrogenase translates to MMHIAISGFGRIGRSFLRCVLQDKNIQEKMRVIAINVGNSNPEHIAHMFKYDTLMGTFQGAVSVENNELIIGDYHIKIIAELDPEKLPWNDLHIDWVVDCTGRFTDRNDAQKHIIAGAQRVLISAPAHNEDIAIIPGVNEQLFNPEYHKIVSLGSCTTNAFMTTLKVMDDAFTIIRGCMTTTHAYTNSQVLLDVDARDLRFSRAAALNIIPSTTGASKMLAKILPHLEGKVSAVAMRVPVGKVSLIDLVFEAKQDLSLESIHQAFIDVSRKGMKNILAITMEPLVSSDFNGDPHSVIIDGLLTNVNGTMGQVFGWYDNEWGYSMRMKDFLEYVSG, encoded by the coding sequence ATGATGCATATAGCAATTAGTGGATTTGGTAGGATCGGACGTTCTTTTTTACGATGTGTGTTGCAAGATAAAAATATACAGGAAAAAATGCGCGTTATTGCAATCAATGTGGGTAATTCAAATCCTGAACATATTGCACACATGTTTAAATATGATACATTAATGGGAACTTTTCAGGGAGCAGTGTCTGTTGAAAATAACGAACTAATTATTGGTGACTATCATATAAAAATTATTGCAGAGCTGGATCCAGAAAAATTGCCATGGAATGATCTACATATCGATTGGGTTGTTGATTGCACAGGACGTTTTACGGATCGTAATGATGCACAAAAACATATCATCGCAGGTGCTCAAAGAGTGTTGATATCAGCTCCTGCACATAATGAAGACATAGCAATCATTCCGGGGGTTAATGAACAATTATTTAATCCTGAATATCATAAAATAGTGTCACTTGGTAGTTGTACAACAAATGCATTCATGACAACACTTAAAGTGATGGATGATGCATTTACTATTATTCGTGGTTGTATGACAACAACACATGCTTACACTAATTCACAAGTATTACTTGATGTTGATGCACGAGATTTACGCTTTTCACGTGCAGCAGCGCTTAATATAATTCCAAGCACTACAGGAGCGTCAAAAATGCTTGCAAAAATTTTACCACACTTGGAAGGTAAAGTTTCTGCCGTTGCCATGCGCGTTCCTGTGGGAAAAGTATCATTAATTGATCTTGTGTTTGAAGCAAAACAAGATCTTTCATTAGAATCGATTCATCAGGCATTTATTGATGTTTCACGCAAGGGTATGAAAAATATTTTGGCAATAACTATGGAGCCACTTGTTTCAAGTGATTTTAATGGTGATCCACATTCAGTCATTATTGATGGTCTCTTAACTAACGTTAATGGAACAATGGGACAAGTTTTTGGTTGGTATGACAATGAATGGGGATACAGTATGCGTATGAAGGATTTTTTGGAATATGTAAGTGGATAA
- the rpsD gene encoding 30S ribosomal protein S4: MAVVREESTEKQQQKAPRRKVSEYGKQLQEKQKVKEMYGLRERQFKRFFAVASKQRDGGPGENLLSLLERRLDNTVYKLKMATTRTQARQIITHGHVLVNGKKVYSPSFLVSSEDVISLSQRVIKMETFLKDVVEKRMKIGIKVPDWLELDKKDRVGRVLRLPVRADIQVPIEERLIVELYSK, from the coding sequence ATGGCAGTTGTAAGAGAAGAATCAACCGAAAAGCAGCAGCAAAAAGCTCCGCGAAGAAAAGTTTCTGAATATGGAAAACAACTTCAAGAAAAACAAAAAGTTAAAGAAATGTATGGATTGCGCGAGCGGCAATTTAAACGTTTTTTTGCAGTAGCAAGTAAACAGCGAGATGGTGGTCCAGGTGAGAACTTGTTAAGTTTGCTTGAGCGCAGGCTAGATAATACGGTATACAAATTAAAAATGGCTACGACACGGACGCAAGCACGTCAAATTATTACTCATGGACATGTTTTAGTCAATGGGAAAAAAGTATATTCACCATCTTTTTTAGTGTCATCTGAAGATGTTATTTCGCTTTCACAACGTGTAATAAAAATGGAAACATTTTTAAAGGATGTTGTTGAAAAGAGAATGAAGATTGGCATTAAGGTTCCTGATTGGTTGGAATTGGATAAAAAAGACAGAGTTGGTCGTGTTCTTCGTCTTCCAGTTCGTGCTGATATTCAAGTGCCCATTGAAGAGCGTTTGATTGTAGAATTATACTCGAAGTAA
- a CDS encoding deoxyribonuclease IV, protein MKNRLGVHIRMRSSLKELLERADFLNLSFFQCFFVPQETGKLIRVTDVDVYEFLKVRRSQFADLFCHASYWVNLSSLGNNGYPQLRREIAFARRLEFTHLVLHAGTAKGAKNKNDGIDELAYSLNTVLRRDRDIAILLENTCHANLAIGSNILDFKLLLEKLDYPERIGFCIDTAHAHSFGYDIVQEEQQDAFIDFLDATIGIERIRLIHLNDTVEGLGSHIDRHVIVGQGVIGDDALKRFVMHPKLCHIPLLMELPELSVEQELLVLEKVRSW, encoded by the coding sequence ATGAAAAATAGACTTGGTGTACATATTCGTATGCGTTCATCATTAAAAGAGTTATTAGAAAGAGCAGATTTTTTAAATCTATCCTTTTTTCAATGTTTTTTTGTACCTCAGGAAACGGGAAAATTAATTCGCGTTACTGATGTTGATGTATATGAATTTTTGAAAGTTCGTCGCTCGCAATTTGCAGATCTTTTTTGTCATGCATCATATTGGGTTAATTTATCAAGTCTGGGTAATAATGGTTATCCACAACTACGACGTGAAATTGCATTTGCTCGTCGACTTGAGTTTACACATCTTGTATTACATGCAGGGACTGCAAAAGGGGCAAAAAATAAGAATGATGGAATTGATGAATTGGCATATTCGCTTAATACTGTTTTAAGAAGAGACCGAGATATTGCAATTTTATTAGAAAATACCTGTCATGCTAATTTGGCGATAGGTAGTAATATTCTTGATTTTAAGCTGTTGCTTGAAAAACTTGATTATCCAGAACGAATTGGCTTTTGTATTGATACAGCACATGCCCATTCATTTGGGTATGATATTGTGCAAGAAGAACAACAGGATGCATTTATTGATTTTTTAGATGCAACGATTGGTATTGAACGTATTAGATTAATTCATTTGAATGATACGGTAGAGGGTTTAGGGTCTCATATTGATCGGCATGTCATTGTGGGTCAGGGCGTTATTGGTGATGATGCGCTTAAAAGATTTGTTATGCATCCAAAATTATGTCATATACCATTATTAATGGAGCTTCCTGAATTATCAGTTGAGCAGGAATTATTGGTGTTGGAAAAAGTTCGGTCGTGGTAA
- a CDS encoding SMC family ATPase, translating to MIPQKLQIKNFLSYGPTLQTIDFTSYSLICLSGKNGHGKSALLDAMTWALWGQARKVSGAAKADQGLLRLGQTKMLVVFDFIFNNKKYRVRREYMETYGKPINSLEFGIIDSQSETFIPLTDKTIKTTQQKIEQTLRLDFESFSNSAFLRQGSSNEFSKKTPKDRKQILATILGLNQYEVIRTLALEKIKDAYTKKTVLITLQEQRTQELTAQETIAIEFAKLTHELSIFEQTEKEWITANTLHTNNRIAYNEKQQLYNNFTFQAQQINEQITLQTKQLKELITEWRIINKKKQDLPNINDLELTKNKIITAITHHQQLFQKNLEQRETLLNLTKQINHIEQHHKNEYLKKNNILHLALERLIAEKNNYQTSLFTHEKHIHQCQVDDSDIAKQIIQHEEELSFIQQKTTTVEQQEAHLEKRKATYQHFVSLGNWINSELNSLSNKKKLVHDDDPSCPLCEQNLSASRRRFLKLNFEKQESFLTHRLRRLKKIIPTLKEILINQHAQITKDKEQLQQALSLTLKIADLNATRTKIAHNSAELITQCAQISNQIILQTNAITIHQQNITYQEAYSNQIEDKEYQAIIQKKHLIEQHLQENIYNEDKYKKDQEKLQLIELQLVDYETVNQDIAQQGQRKNEINKLCALLKNNKLALHTIENNRINLGNLDAQLHTLQNREKELESQHILLKSNKERLTHTQGSIENQQKHMTKINNEFQKEQANITRLNTIIEDYQTIATATGKDGIQALLIEEAIPEIEQEANYLLSRLTNNQAQIFIESLRDLKKGGTKETLDIKISDQAGIRPYELFSGGEAFRIDFALRIAISKLLARRAGTALQTLIIDEGFGSQDEEGLGHIMDALHKIQDDFSKIIIVSHLPNMKDQFPVQFFIEKGVQGSTVSIIEQG from the coding sequence ATGATTCCACAAAAGCTACAAATTAAAAATTTTTTAAGCTACGGTCCAACATTACAAACGATTGATTTTACATCCTACTCACTCATTTGTCTCTCCGGTAAAAATGGGCATGGAAAATCAGCATTATTAGATGCAATGACATGGGCTCTGTGGGGTCAAGCACGAAAAGTATCTGGTGCAGCAAAGGCTGATCAAGGGTTACTACGATTAGGTCAAACAAAAATGCTCGTTGTTTTTGATTTCATTTTTAACAACAAAAAATATAGAGTTCGCCGCGAATATATGGAAACATACGGTAAACCAATAAACTCTCTTGAATTTGGAATAATAGATAGTCAATCCGAAACATTTATTCCACTTACTGATAAAACAATTAAAACTACGCAACAAAAGATTGAACAAACATTACGTCTTGATTTTGAATCATTTTCTAACTCAGCGTTTTTACGTCAAGGAAGCTCAAATGAATTTTCAAAAAAAACACCAAAGGACCGTAAACAAATTTTAGCAACCATTTTAGGTCTTAATCAATATGAAGTAATACGTACTTTAGCACTAGAAAAAATAAAAGATGCTTATACAAAAAAAACAGTTTTAATAACCCTACAAGAACAAAGAACACAGGAACTTACTGCTCAAGAAACAATTGCTATCGAATTTGCAAAGCTTACTCATGAATTAAGCATATTCGAACAAACAGAGAAAGAATGGATTACTGCTAATACACTTCATACAAATAATCGTATAGCTTATAATGAAAAACAACAGCTCTATAATAATTTTACATTTCAGGCCCAACAAATTAATGAACAGATTACATTACAAACGAAACAACTTAAAGAATTAATAACTGAATGGCGTATAATTAATAAAAAAAAACAAGATCTCCCTAACATTAATGATCTTGAATTAACAAAAAATAAAATAATTACTGCCATTACTCACCATCAACAGTTATTTCAAAAAAATCTTGAACAACGCGAAACGCTTCTTAATCTTACCAAACAAATCAATCATATTGAGCAACACCATAAAAATGAATATCTCAAAAAAAATAATATTTTACACCTTGCACTAGAACGATTAATCGCTGAAAAAAACAACTATCAAACATCGCTATTTACGCATGAAAAACATATACATCAATGTCAAGTGGATGATAGTGATATAGCCAAACAAATTATACAACATGAAGAAGAATTATCATTCATACAACAAAAAACAACTACAGTAGAACAACAAGAAGCACATCTTGAAAAACGCAAAGCTACCTATCAACATTTTGTCTCATTAGGCAACTGGATTAATAGTGAACTTAATAGTCTATCTAACAAAAAAAAACTTGTGCATGATGATGATCCAAGTTGTCCATTATGCGAACAAAACTTATCTGCTTCACGTAGACGTTTTCTAAAACTTAATTTTGAAAAACAAGAATCATTCCTAACACATCGCTTACGTCGACTAAAAAAAATCATCCCTACATTAAAAGAAATTCTCATCAATCAACATGCCCAGATCACTAAAGATAAAGAACAACTTCAACAAGCACTATCTTTAACCTTAAAAATTGCTGATTTAAACGCTACTCGCACAAAAATAGCTCATAATAGTGCAGAACTTATTACACAATGTGCACAGATAAGTAATCAAATCATCCTACAAACAAATGCTATTACCATCCACCAACAAAATATTACTTATCAAGAAGCCTATAGCAATCAAATAGAGGATAAAGAATATCAGGCTATTATCCAAAAAAAGCATCTCATAGAACAACACTTGCAAGAAAATATATATAATGAAGATAAGTACAAAAAAGACCAAGAAAAACTACAACTTATTGAACTTCAATTAGTTGATTATGAAACAGTTAACCAAGATATTGCACAACAAGGACAACGAAAAAATGAAATTAACAAACTGTGCGCTCTACTAAAAAATAATAAACTTGCACTACACACTATTGAAAATAATCGTATAAATTTAGGTAACCTCGACGCACAGCTACATACATTACAAAACAGAGAAAAAGAACTTGAATCACAACATATACTTCTCAAATCAAACAAAGAACGTCTTACGCACACCCAAGGTAGTATTGAAAACCAACAAAAGCACATGACAAAAATTAATAATGAATTTCAAAAGGAACAAGCTAATATTACTCGATTAAATACTATCATTGAAGATTACCAAACCATTGCAACAGCAACAGGAAAAGACGGCATTCAAGCATTACTCATTGAAGAAGCTATTCCAGAAATTGAGCAAGAAGCAAATTATCTATTATCACGCCTAACCAACAATCAAGCACAAATTTTTATTGAATCATTACGTGATTTAAAAAAAGGCGGCACTAAAGAAACATTAGATATTAAAATTTCTGATCAAGCAGGCATCAGACCGTATGAACTTTTTTCAGGCGGTGAAGCATTTCGTATCGATTTTGCACTACGCATAGCAATTTCAAAACTTCTTGCGCGACGTGCAGGCACAGCATTGCAAACACTTATTATTGACGAAGGATTTGGCTCTCAGGACGAAGAAGGTCTTGGACATATTATGGATGCTTTACATAAAATACAAGATGATTTTTCAAAAATTATTATCGTTTCTCACCTTCCAAACATGAAAGATCAGTTTCCCGTACAGTTTTTCATTGAAAAAGGAGTTCAAGGAAGCACTGTCAGCATTATCGAACAGGGATAA
- a CDS encoding NifU family protein has protein sequence MTKVASEQLSFPETVEHIQRVLEELRPAIINDGGDVHFIRFENSTVFVQLSGACVSCPISFITLKMGLEAQLKEKVPGVDSVVSIDDL, from the coding sequence ATGACTAAAGTAGCTTCTGAACAGCTATCCTTCCCTGAAACAGTTGAGCATATACAACGTGTGCTTGAAGAATTACGCCCTGCCATCATTAATGATGGTGGGGATGTTCATTTTATACGATTTGAAAATAGTACGGTCTTTGTTCAATTATCCGGCGCATGCGTAAGCTGCCCCATTTCATTTATTACTCTTAAGATGGGTCTTGAAGCTCAACTTAAAGAAAAAGTTCCTGGTGTCGATTCAGTTGTATCTATTGACGATCTTTAA
- the rpmJ gene encoding 50S ribosomal protein L36, with amino-acid sequence MKVRTSVKAICNECRIIKRKGVVRVICNKSPKHKQRQG; translated from the coding sequence ATGAAGGTTCGAACATCAGTTAAAGCTATTTGTAATGAATGTCGTATTATTAAGCGTAAAGGTGTTGTGCGCGTGATTTGTAATAAGAGCCCTAAGCATAAGCAGCGACAAGGTTAA
- the rplQ gene encoding 50S ribosomal protein L17, with protein MVHQNGRKKLNLKAPHRRAMLRNQAIHLINYGHLVSTKARVKETKRLVERAVTIAREGNTFNARRRVQALLPYDVDAVIKLFKEIAPQYVSRPGGYTRIIPLGKRMSDTATVARLEWV; from the coding sequence ATGGTACATCAGAATGGTCGAAAAAAATTAAACCTTAAGGCGCCTCATAGAAGGGCAATGCTCCGTAATCAAGCAATACATTTGATTAATTATGGACATTTAGTTTCAACTAAGGCGCGCGTTAAGGAGACAAAACGCCTTGTTGAGCGCGCTGTCACTATTGCACGTGAAGGTAATACATTTAATGCTCGTCGTCGTGTGCAGGCATTATTACCATATGACGTTGATGCAGTTATTAAGCTATTTAAAGAAATTGCTCCACAATATGTTTCTCGTCCAGGTGGATATACGCGAATTATTCCTCTTGGTAAACGTATGAGCGATACAGCAACTGTTGCTCGTTTGGAATGGGTTTAA